From a single Methanofollis sp. W23 genomic region:
- a CDS encoding formylmethanofuran dehydrogenase subunit C, whose translation MMRIVLTMKPRTNPHVPIEAEKINPAFLMWGTDDLTVWEGNKERRLDEVFEVEVEGKATSVNEVEVVLRGDTSRVKRVGEYMDGGKITVEGDVGMHCGNFMAAGTIEVMGDAGGWFAREMRGGTITCHGNVGHYCAAGYRGEKKGMRGGKVEVFGNAGDFTAEHLFGGEVVVHGNCGDMPGVDMQGGYLTIHGNCARPCGNMTKGKCTVLGCVSGMIPTFKTEGEVEGPDGLPLTHFTGDVANRGKGNLLVRHYQYLD comes from the coding sequence ATGATGCGGATCGTGCTGACGATGAAGCCGCGCACAAACCCACATGTCCCCATCGAGGCCGAGAAGATCAACCCGGCCTTCCTGATGTGGGGGACCGACGACCTCACGGTCTGGGAGGGGAACAAGGAGCGCCGTCTCGACGAGGTCTTTGAGGTCGAGGTGGAGGGGAAGGCCACCTCGGTCAACGAGGTCGAAGTGGTGCTCCGCGGCGATACCTCAAGGGTGAAGCGGGTCGGTGAGTATATGGACGGCGGGAAGATCACCGTCGAGGGGGACGTCGGGATGCACTGCGGGAACTTCATGGCCGCGGGTACCATCGAGGTGATGGGAGATGCCGGCGGCTGGTTCGCGCGAGAAATGCGGGGCGGCACGATCACCTGTCATGGCAACGTGGGTCATTACTGTGCCGCAGGCTACCGGGGCGAGAAGAAAGGGATGAGAGGCGGGAAGGTGGAGGTCTTCGGGAATGCCGGAGACTTCACGGCCGAGCATCTCTTCGGCGGCGAGGTGGTCGTCCACGGGAACTGCGGCGATATGCCTGGTGTCGATATGCAGGGGGGGTATCTCACCATCCATGGCAACTGTGCACGTCCCTGTGGGAACATGACCAAAGGGAAGTGCACGGTGCTGGGGTGTGTCTCAGGGATGATCCCGACGTTCAAGACAGAGGGCGAGGTCGAAGGGCCGGACGGTCTCCCACTCACTCATTTCACCGGGGACGTGGCCAACCGAGGAAAAGGAAATCTTTTGGTCAGGCACTATCAATATCTGGACTGA
- a CDS encoding formylmethanofuran dehydrogenase subunit A encodes MSELLVKNAYVIDPINHIDGEVMDIAVKDGYIVEDVGPKAEVIDAGGCLTLPGGVDSHTHVCGTKVNFGRYMSPEDMRAGREVRRGVKHATSGYSVPTTYANSYRYALMGYTTLLEGAMAPLEARHTHEEFSATPLQDMMANTLFDGNWGVMKAVAEGDIERVAAIVGWTLSAVKGFGIKLTNPGGTEAWGYGKDLRCIKDEVPHFGVSPAEIIEAMIRACEMLRLPHSVHLHCNNLGTPGNYACTIGTFNLVPDLNKTRQSLYATHVQFHSYGGSDWKTFCSKAEPVAYTVNNLPQIVIDMGQVMFGKTTTMTADGPMEFNLYRLHHNKWSNHDVELETGSGIIPVLYRKKNLVNSIMWSIGLELALLVKDPWRCLLTTDNPNGAPFVKYPEIIALLMSKKYRDAEFATVNRRTESRVILPSLEREMDWNEIAVMTRAGQAKALGITGIGKGHLGIGAEADIAVYPLKVGEIDPAQEYQKIIDGFSKTRWTVKRGRPVARDGEILVHGENTTIWVDPKISPAHDMSRDPEFTEMFNHWYSVRMSNYPVQDEYLKRNLRMETEATI; translated from the coding sequence ATGAGCGAGTTACTGGTCAAAAACGCCTATGTCATCGACCCAATCAACCATATCGACGGCGAGGTGATGGACATCGCCGTGAAAGACGGGTATATCGTCGAGGACGTCGGCCCGAAGGCAGAGGTGATCGACGCCGGGGGCTGCCTCACCCTGCCCGGCGGGGTCGACTCCCACACCCATGTCTGCGGGACCAAGGTGAACTTCGGGCGCTATATGAGCCCTGAAGACATGCGGGCCGGACGTGAGGTGCGCCGCGGCGTGAAGCACGCCACGTCCGGCTACTCGGTCCCGACGACGTACGCCAACTCGTACCGCTACGCCCTCATGGGCTATACCACCCTTCTCGAAGGGGCGATGGCGCCCCTCGAGGCCCGTCACACCCATGAGGAGTTTTCGGCCACGCCTCTCCAGGACATGATGGCCAACACGCTCTTCGACGGAAACTGGGGCGTGATGAAGGCGGTGGCCGAGGGCGACATCGAGCGGGTGGCCGCGATCGTCGGGTGGACGCTCTCGGCGGTGAAGGGGTTCGGGATCAAACTGACCAACCCTGGCGGGACCGAGGCATGGGGCTATGGCAAGGATCTCAGGTGCATCAAGGACGAGGTCCCGCACTTCGGGGTGTCCCCGGCCGAGATCATCGAGGCGATGATCAGGGCCTGCGAGATGCTCAGGCTCCCTCACTCGGTCCATCTTCATTGCAACAACCTGGGCACGCCAGGCAACTATGCCTGCACGATCGGGACCTTCAACCTGGTTCCTGACCTTAACAAAACGCGGCAGAGCCTGTACGCCACGCACGTCCAGTTCCATAGTTACGGCGGGTCTGACTGGAAGACCTTCTGCTCGAAGGCCGAGCCGGTGGCCTACACCGTGAACAACCTCCCCCAGATCGTCATCGACATGGGGCAGGTGATGTTTGGCAAGACCACCACGATGACCGCGGACGGCCCGATGGAGTTCAACCTCTACCGTCTCCACCACAACAAGTGGTCCAACCATGACGTGGAACTGGAGACCGGGTCAGGGATCATCCCGGTGCTGTACAGGAAGAAGAACCTGGTCAACTCGATCATGTGGTCGATCGGGCTTGAACTTGCTCTGCTCGTGAAGGATCCATGGCGGTGTCTGCTCACGACCGACAACCCGAATGGGGCGCCGTTCGTGAAGTACCCCGAGATCATCGCCCTCCTGATGAGCAAGAAGTACAGGGACGCCGAGTTTGCGACGGTGAACCGCAGGACCGAGTCCAGGGTTATCCTCCCGTCCCTTGAGCGCGAGATGGACTGGAACGAGATCGCGGTGATGACGCGGGCCGGACAGGCAAAAGCCCTCGGGATCACCGGGATCGGGAAGGGTCACCTGGGCATAGGGGCCGAGGCCGACATCGCCGTCTACCCGCTGAAGGTCGGCGAGATCGATCCGGCGCAGGAGTACCAGAAGATCATCGACGGGTTCTCAAAGACCAGGTGGACTGTCAAGCGGGGCCGCCCGGTGGCGCGGGACGGCGAGATCCTGGTCCATGGCGAGAACACGACCATCTGGGTCGACCCCAAGATCAGCCCTGCGCATGATATGAGCCGTGACCCTGAGTTCACCGAGATGTTCAACCACTGGTATTCGGTGCGGATGAGCAACTATCCGGTCCAGGACGAGTATCTCAAACGGAACCTGCGGATGGAGACGGAGGCGACGATATGA
- a CDS encoding formylmethanofuran dehydrogenase subunit B, translating into MIHEDMICPFCGCLCDDLVIETEGTEVVRVDNACTLGSHKLMNAGTHRLKSPIMREGGAWRDARYEEAIEYAAGILLDADRPLLYGWSSTQGEAQGTGVSMAELLGGVIDSTTSVCHGPSILAIQEVGHPGCTLGQVKNRADLIVYWGCNPTEAHPRHMSRYTTYADGYFLENAFRDRKLILVDVRKTETASIADEFVQVKPGGDYAVLSALRAIVRGREDVVPPTVAGVTKEQLLRVAALCKEAKFGALFFGVGLTMSPGKYKNVRNAIELVDELSRHTKFTLTPLRGHYNVYGSNEVFTWMTGYPYAVDFSRQIAFYNPGETTAVDLMARKECDAALIVASDPGAHFPKKCLEHLASIPSVLIDPMHTMTTPLVRCQIPTAVTGMDAPGTAYRMDGVPIHVKKFMDLGYPTDTEIIGSIFEKVKEVRHP; encoded by the coding sequence ATGATCCACGAAGATATGATCTGCCCGTTCTGCGGGTGTCTCTGCGACGACCTGGTCATCGAGACCGAGGGGACCGAGGTGGTGCGGGTGGACAATGCCTGCACCCTCGGGAGCCACAAACTGATGAATGCCGGGACGCACCGGCTCAAGAGTCCGATCATGCGGGAGGGCGGAGCGTGGCGCGACGCCAGGTACGAAGAGGCGATCGAGTACGCCGCCGGGATCCTCCTGGACGCCGACCGTCCCCTGCTGTACGGGTGGTCGAGCACCCAGGGGGAGGCGCAGGGGACCGGGGTCTCGATGGCCGAACTCCTCGGCGGGGTGATCGACTCGACCACCTCGGTCTGTCACGGCCCTTCCATCCTGGCCATCCAGGAGGTCGGCCATCCAGGCTGTACCCTGGGCCAGGTGAAGAACAGGGCCGACCTCATCGTCTACTGGGGGTGCAACCCGACTGAGGCCCATCCGCGGCACATGAGCAGGTACACCACCTATGCCGACGGCTACTTCCTGGAGAACGCCTTCAGGGACAGGAAACTCATCCTTGTCGATGTCAGGAAGACCGAGACGGCGAGCATCGCCGACGAGTTCGTGCAGGTGAAGCCTGGCGGCGACTATGCCGTCCTCTCGGCGCTGCGGGCGATTGTGCGGGGACGCGAGGACGTCGTCCCGCCGACGGTGGCCGGGGTGACCAAGGAGCAACTCCTCAGGGTCGCCGCCCTCTGCAAGGAGGCCAAGTTCGGCGCCCTCTTCTTCGGCGTCGGGCTTACGATGTCGCCTGGCAAGTACAAGAATGTCAGGAACGCCATCGAACTGGTCGACGAACTGAGCCGCCACACCAAGTTCACGCTGACCCCCCTGCGTGGGCACTACAATGTCTATGGTTCCAACGAAGTCTTCACCTGGATGACCGGCTACCCGTACGCCGTCGACTTCTCCAGGCAGATCGCCTTCTACAACCCTGGCGAGACGACGGCGGTGGACCTCATGGCCAGGAAGGAGTGCGACGCCGCGCTCATCGTGGCAAGTGATCCTGGAGCCCATTTCCCGAAGAAGTGCCTCGAACACCTGGCCTCCATCCCGTCGGTGCTCATCGACCCGATGCACACCATGACCACCCCGCTTGTCAGGTGCCAGATCCCGACGGCGGTCACCGGAATGGACGCCCCGGGCACGGCCTACCGGATGGACGGGGTGCCGATCCATGTGAAGAAATTCATGGACCTGGGCTACCCGACCGACACCGAGATCATCGGTTCCATATTCGAGAAAGTCAAGGAGGTGAGACATCCATGA
- a CDS encoding molybdopterin dinucleotide binding domain-containing protein, with protein sequence MKALFNTGRTSAQGQGLEAKARPEYMEATSVCMMNPVDLMDLDLEEGERVHVRGPAGEVVLTTVLNEGVPRGTVYVPMGPYANAVIDAGTHATGMPDYKSCMVDLEATDDEVKTPADLMEAVGGVAYRGDEE encoded by the coding sequence ATGAAGGCCCTCTTCAATACCGGGCGCACTTCGGCACAGGGCCAGGGACTGGAGGCGAAGGCGCGGCCTGAATATATGGAGGCGACCTCGGTCTGTATGATGAACCCGGTGGACCTGATGGACCTCGACCTGGAGGAAGGGGAGCGGGTGCATGTCCGCGGCCCCGCAGGCGAGGTGGTCCTCACCACCGTCCTGAACGAAGGGGTTCCACGTGGAACGGTCTATGTCCCGATGGGGCCGTATGCCAACGCCGTCATCGATGCGGGCACCCATGCCACCGGGATGCCTGACTACAAGTCCTGCATGGTCGACCTCGAAGCGACCGACGACGAGGTGAAAACCCCTGCCGACCTGATGGAAGCGGTCGGCGGGGTCGCCTACAGGGGGGACGAAGAATGA
- a CDS encoding 4Fe-4S binding protein, giving the protein MSASVIWYLREFLRGEWVKKFFFAKTAPLVDPPYFRGYPTLTGKECTHCLSCMMICPTPGAIEVVKEGEGWTPKIYEGHCIRCGLCVEACPEDVLDSGRVLATQHRDHTAISVRYQVTVNPEACVRCGNCVVACPVNKEADPQLGSTGTSANDEVIMKIRNGNLWVIHDEKCTGCKTCEEVCPTDAIAIARVAEGTQEGRR; this is encoded by the coding sequence ATGAGTGCTTCGGTCATCTGGTATCTGAGAGAATTTCTGCGTGGCGAGTGGGTGAAGAAGTTCTTCTTCGCAAAGACCGCCCCGCTCGTCGATCCCCCCTACTTCAGGGGCTACCCGACGCTTACCGGGAAAGAATGTACCCATTGCCTCTCCTGCATGATGATCTGCCCGACACCGGGTGCGATCGAGGTGGTGAAAGAGGGCGAAGGATGGACCCCGAAGATCTACGAGGGCCACTGCATCAGGTGCGGCCTCTGCGTCGAGGCCTGCCCTGAAGATGTCCTGGATTCCGGGCGGGTGCTTGCCACCCAGCACCGCGACCACACCGCGATCTCGGTGAGGTATCAGGTGACGGTGAATCCTGAGGCCTGTGTGCGGTGCGGCAACTGCGTCGTCGCCTGCCCGGTGAACAAGGAGGCCGACCCGCAACTCGGGTCGACCGGGACGTCGGCAAACGATGAGGTGATCATGAAGATCCGCAACGGTAACCTCTGGGTGATCCATGACGAGAAGTGCACCGGGTGCAAGACCTGCGAGGAGGTCTGCCCGACCGACGCCATCGCGATCGCACGGGTCGCCGAAGGGACGCAGGAGGGGAGGAGATGA
- a CDS encoding nickel-dependent hydrogenase large subunit, producing the protein MKKTVDVAMPIGPVHPCWKEPVRIKCETKGEKVLGAEVEMGYMKKGIERIMQGRPWQEVMFLAERVCGICSIVHNMVFTETMEEISGIVPPERAAFLRVVANELDRMQSHLIANFSYCYTIEHETLAMYLLNERETVMDMIELLTGNRVNTAYMIPGGVRYDLREEDAETMRNNLDRLEKNLRRYTKMFDGGPLIALRSRGIGVLTKEEALEAHAVGPTGRASGIPADCRSNHPTYQKLGFEPIVRTEGDNYARIMVRFDELMQSIGLIRRALAMMPEGPVRGGGECKGGEARYSGEAPRGELTYFIRTDRYGRVEEIAIQTPSIMNIDACAHYMLTEVNSLADVTSTFISSDPCIACNER; encoded by the coding sequence ATGAAAAAGACCGTCGACGTTGCAATGCCGATCGGGCCGGTCCACCCCTGCTGGAAGGAACCGGTCAGGATCAAGTGTGAGACCAAGGGCGAGAAGGTGCTCGGTGCCGAGGTCGAGATGGGATACATGAAGAAGGGGATCGAGCGGATCATGCAGGGCCGCCCCTGGCAGGAAGTGATGTTCCTGGCCGAGCGGGTCTGCGGGATCTGTTCGATCGTCCACAACATGGTCTTTACCGAGACGATGGAGGAGATCTCAGGGATCGTCCCGCCAGAACGGGCGGCGTTCCTCAGAGTCGTGGCCAACGAACTCGACCGGATGCAGAGCCATCTCATCGCCAACTTCTCGTACTGCTACACCATTGAGCACGAGACCCTGGCGATGTACCTCCTCAACGAGCGCGAGACGGTGATGGACATGATCGAACTTCTTACCGGCAACCGCGTGAACACCGCCTACATGATCCCGGGCGGGGTGCGCTATGACCTGCGCGAGGAAGACGCCGAGACGATGAGGAACAACCTCGACCGTCTCGAGAAGAACCTCAGGCGCTACACGAAGATGTTCGACGGCGGCCCCCTCATCGCCCTGCGGAGCCGCGGGATCGGGGTGCTCACGAAAGAAGAGGCCCTCGAAGCCCATGCCGTCGGCCCGACAGGACGGGCAAGCGGGATCCCCGCAGACTGCCGGAGCAACCACCCGACGTACCAGAAGCTCGGGTTTGAGCCGATTGTCAGGACTGAAGGGGACAACTACGCCCGGATCATGGTCAGGTTCGACGAACTCATGCAGAGCATCGGGCTGATCAGGCGTGCCCTGGCGATGATGCCGGAGGGCCCGGTGCGTGGCGGCGGCGAGTGCAAGGGCGGCGAGGCGCGCTACTCTGGCGAGGCCCCGCGGGGAGAACTCACCTACTTTATCAGGACCGACCGCTACGGCCGGGTGGAAGAGATCGCCATCCAGACGCCGTCCATTATGAACATCGATGCATGTGCCCACTATATGCTCACAGAGGTCAACTCGCTCGCCGACGTGACCTCGACATTTATCAGTTCGGACCCGTGCATCGCCTGCAATGAGAGGTAG
- a CDS encoding NADH-quinone oxidoreductase subunit B family protein, which yields MSVLQKMKNAVRSRSIHVSYVDTGSCNGCDIEVLACLSPRYDLEQYGIYVHNNPREADVLLVIGCCTPQWEDKLRSIWEKIPEPKVAIAIGNCPVSGCVFNRDGGYVNPPAEKHIPIAATVPGCPPRPTEIIRAILSLAPQVFEDYEEKKE from the coding sequence ATGAGCGTCCTCCAGAAAATGAAAAACGCCGTGCGCTCCCGTTCGATCCACGTCTCGTACGTGGACACGGGTTCGTGTAACGGCTGCGACATCGAGGTGCTCGCGTGCCTCTCCCCCAGGTACGACCTGGAGCAGTACGGGATCTATGTCCACAACAACCCCAGGGAGGCCGACGTCCTCCTGGTGATCGGGTGCTGCACCCCACAATGGGAAGACAAACTCAGGTCGATCTGGGAGAAGATCCCCGAGCCCAAGGTGGCGATCGCCATCGGCAACTGCCCGGTCTCGGGTTGCGTCTTCAACCGTGACGGCGGCTACGTCAACCCGCCGGCAGAGAAACACATTCCGATCGCGGCCACCGTGCCGGGATGCCCACCGCGGCCGACCGAGATCATCAGGGCGATCCTCTCACTTGCGCCGCAGGTCTTCGAGGACTACGAGGAGAAGAAAGAATGA
- a CDS encoding DUF1959 domain-containing protein, whose translation MVDIIYEKDLRPMKYHVLTGLRQDQAVRAIARWFNVRVQPMRKFLIERLDMSDMENMPARWEVAEAAPETDPLEAALGARRFTRNIPLFTEEEMARALEAARAAGDEGAGKTLLKEVIIG comes from the coding sequence ATGGTGGATATCATCTATGAGAAAGACCTGCGTCCGATGAAATATCATGTTCTGACCGGCCTACGCCAGGACCAGGCCGTGCGGGCGATCGCACGATGGTTCAATGTCCGTGTCCAGCCGATGCGCAAGTTCCTCATCGAGAGGCTGGACATGTCAGATATGGAAAATATGCCGGCCCGCTGGGAGGTCGCCGAGGCGGCGCCAGAGACCGACCCGCTTGAGGCCGCGCTCGGTGCCCGCCGGTTTACCAGGAACATCCCGCTCTTCACCGAGGAGGAGATGGCCCGCGCCCTTGAGGCGGCGCGGGCGGCAGGAGACGAAGGTGCCGGGAAAACACTGCTCAAGGAAGTGATCATAGGATGA
- a CDS encoding NADH-quinone oxidoreductase subunit H, which yields MIGYLILAIFIGLLYMGIHRKVIARIQGRPGPPIWQELLHTLKFSFKRTWVPKTASPAIFIGIVMVAIGIWTTALWVVISGGSLLIIFGLYICYKMVEHGVGLSPGSPYAKFGGVRSVISAASEIPLLLSVGVLYFFTGSLMIRDIAAFQVEHGSLLVTAAPAALALYVVILSKMHYSPFSIVESKEIVSGYKTEHFGVWRAGLEAADGIKTFVLLYLFVLLFVGPLPLLLMLLAMLVLMLTLSFVCALTPMLAPFDSVTVQTGLIVVVLAWTALLVVVL from the coding sequence ATGATCGGCTATCTGATACTTGCAATCTTCATCGGGCTGCTGTATATGGGCATCCACCGGAAGGTGATCGCCAGGATCCAGGGACGCCCGGGCCCGCCGATCTGGCAGGAACTCCTCCACACCCTGAAGTTCTCCTTCAAGCGGACCTGGGTGCCGAAGACCGCAAGCCCCGCGATCTTTATCGGGATCGTCATGGTGGCCATCGGGATCTGGACCACGGCCCTCTGGGTCGTCATCTCAGGCGGGAGCCTTTTGATCATCTTTGGGCTCTATATCTGCTACAAGATGGTCGAGCACGGGGTCGGGCTCTCGCCGGGGTCGCCCTACGCCAAGTTCGGCGGGGTGCGCTCGGTCATCTCGGCGGCCTCCGAGATCCCGCTCCTCCTCTCGGTGGGAGTGCTTTACTTCTTCACCGGGTCACTGATGATCAGGGACATCGCCGCCTTCCAGGTCGAACACGGCTCCCTGCTTGTCACCGCGGCCCCGGCGGCCCTGGCACTGTACGTCGTCATCCTCTCGAAGATGCACTACAGTCCCTTCTCTATTGTGGAGAGCAAAGAGATCGTCAGCGGCTACAAGACCGAGCACTTCGGGGTCTGGCGGGCAGGACTGGAGGCCGCAGACGGGATCAAGACCTTTGTCCTGCTGTACCTCTTCGTGCTCCTCTTCGTGGGGCCGCTCCCGCTCCTGTTGATGCTCCTGGCGATGCTCGTGCTCATGCTCACCCTCTCGTTCGTCTGCGCCCTCACCCCGATGCTCGCGCCCTTCGACTCGGTCACGGTACAGACCGGACTCATCGTGGTGGTGCTTGCATGGACGGCGCTCCTGGTGGTGGTATTATGA
- a CDS encoding DUF2105 family protein: MNEYTLGLAVAFTGIAVAFLALARERDDLHRLLLTDLAEILALAVIALVGTDLAEALILPGLVVGISELMALSEIYLKKEQLYDEPSERVHFEVMDTAPGILAAVLVVYGLVLSGFSGGVVAGLGVVFWFLCKGHQEQFELLETVSGYAWAAWIGAFLVFMFLPQYWFFAVMAAGSAVLVKVMTKMSLLGTMRGGQDA, translated from the coding sequence ATGAACGAATATACTCTCGGACTCGCCGTCGCCTTCACCGGGATCGCCGTTGCTTTCCTGGCACTGGCACGGGAGAGAGACGACCTCCACCGCCTCCTCCTCACCGACCTTGCCGAGATCCTGGCCCTTGCGGTCATCGCCCTCGTCGGCACCGACCTTGCCGAGGCCCTTATCCTCCCCGGCCTGGTGGTCGGGATCTCGGAACTGATGGCCCTCTCCGAGATCTATCTCAAGAAAGAGCAGCTCTATGACGAACCATCTGAACGGGTGCACTTCGAAGTGATGGACACCGCCCCAGGGATCCTCGCGGCCGTCCTCGTCGTCTACGGCCTCGTCCTTTCAGGGTTCTCCGGCGGGGTCGTCGCAGGCCTTGGCGTCGTCTTCTGGTTCCTCTGCAAAGGCCACCAGGAACAGTTCGAGCTCCTGGAGACGGTCAGCGGATATGCCTGGGCGGCATGGATCGGGGCCTTCCTGGTCTTCATGTTCCTGCCGCAGTACTGGTTCTTCGCCGTCATGGCCGCAGGGTCTGCGGTCCTCGTGAAGGTGATGACCAAGATGTCCCTCCTCGGGACGATGCGAGGTGGTCAGGATGCCTGA
- a CDS encoding DUF2106 family protein has protein sequence MRIYELVHRISEVLSDYEQLVSVFAAIVVLVAVVGIFTLPELAYHDDQLYPKTIDRTSPLDPYDRGGEPFGNATVVAQYPENSPYLGYVTAYLTPLTRALAALTLYTGTTIVSHPGGIIDEILYNTRGLDTVVETTILFVAFAIASYVFRRGRN, from the coding sequence ATGAGGATCTACGAACTCGTGCACCGGATCTCCGAAGTGCTCTCGGACTACGAACAACTGGTCAGCGTCTTTGCGGCCATCGTCGTGCTCGTCGCGGTCGTCGGGATCTTTACTCTGCCTGAACTTGCCTATCACGACGACCAGCTCTACCCAAAGACCATCGACCGCACCAGCCCCCTCGACCCCTACGACCGTGGCGGCGAACCCTTCGGGAACGCCACCGTCGTGGCGCAGTACCCTGAGAACTCGCCGTACCTCGGCTACGTCACCGCCTACCTCACGCCCCTGACACGGGCCCTGGCGGCGCTCACCCTCTACACCGGGACGACGATCGTCTCCCATCCGGGCGGGATCATCGACGAGATCCTGTACAACACCAGGGGCCTGGATACCGTCGTCGAGACGACCATCCTCTTTGTGGCCTTTGCGATCGCCAGTTATGTCTTCAGGAGGGGACGAAATTGA
- a CDS encoding DUF2107 family protein, which produces MTPEFYLGLAVLVIGTLAAAKPRPHTYLSRMISLEIPAWGLLLIMLAYDETLALLTFIAVTAISTFVLVRVIERRGEP; this is translated from the coding sequence ATGACGCCTGAGTTCTATCTCGGCCTCGCCGTACTCGTCATCGGAACCCTTGCCGCCGCAAAGCCGCGGCCGCACACCTATCTCTCCCGGATGATCAGCCTGGAGATCCCGGCCTGGGGTCTGCTCCTCATCATGCTCGCCTACGACGAGACCCTGGCCCTCCTCACCTTCATCGCGGTGACGGCCATCTCCACCTTCGTGCTGGTGCGGGTGATCGAGCGGAGGGGTGAACCATGA
- a CDS encoding DUF2108 domain-containing protein, giving the protein MTEFLIIVLAAIVLAGAIATAWVRDPFSKLIALGVMIGGIVPFIVARGYLDVAIAVSLIAPIATIFVLLIAGRREFYDA; this is encoded by the coding sequence ATGACTGAGTTCCTGATCATCGTGCTGGCGGCGATCGTGCTTGCCGGGGCGATCGCCACCGCCTGGGTGCGCGACCCCTTCTCCAAACTCATCGCCCTTGGGGTGATGATCGGCGGGATCGTCCCCTTTATCGTGGCACGGGGATACCTCGACGTCGCCATCGCCGTGAGTCTCATCGCCCCGATCGCGACTATCTTTGTCCTGCTCATCGCAGGGAGGAGGGAGTTCTATGACGCCTGA
- a CDS encoding DUF2109 domain-containing protein, translating to MAELIALYICGVVALFAAARTLIEPDPYRKLPYLNVLNFAIAGLIVLVLQHPLSLVAAAAYFVGSTLEANAIASARAGVTRDD from the coding sequence GTGGCGGAGTTGATCGCCCTGTACATCTGCGGGGTGGTCGCCCTCTTTGCGGCCGCCAGGACACTCATCGAACCCGACCCCTATAGAAAGCTCCCGTACCTCAATGTGCTCAACTTCGCGATTGCCGGACTCATTGTCCTGGTCCTCCAGCACCCGCTCTCTCTCGTCGCGGCTGCCGCCTACTTTGTCGGCTCGACTCTGGAGGCCAACGCCATCGCCTCGGCCCGCGCGGGGGTGACCCGCGATGACTGA